ACAAATAAAATAATATATAAAAATCAATCTATTATTGTATATCTAACAACAATTTTGACCAATAATTATTTATGGTTTTAGTATGTTGATTTTAGTTATAAAAAGAGGTTAGATAAGTCAACTACCCCTTGACCTTACGGGATCGAGATGCTTGAAAGGTAGTTTTTTCAAAGCCAAAAATTGATTAGTCTCAGTATCTATGCAAATAGGTACTACGTTCAATACCTTCGCCAGTCTGGCCAGTTAGTTGACATAAACTGCCGTCAAGTTATAACCGCTTGACACAGAGACTGATTAATTAAAATTCGATCAGCGAATCCCGTACCCGATTTTTATCGGCGCGCTGTCAACCACCCCACGGCTAAAGCCGGGGGCTTGTGAAGTCAGATTCACAGGCCCGGTTGACCAGCCTCAGCCCGGGAAATCGGGCTACGTTGCAACAAAGTAAAGGACTCACCCCGGGGCGCTTCCTCAACTCCGGGCACTGAAAGCGGCGGATGCAGACAAACTCGGGGGTAGGACGAAACGGTCTGCTGCAAGGTTCCGGAAATGGAACCGAAGCTGTGTTGCAACATTGGCGAGGGGAGCCACACCGCAAGGTGTGCGTCACCAGGCGCGTAAGCGCTGACAGCCGGGAAAGACCGGCAACTTCAAGACTTTGCCATCCAGAGGGGCGGAGAAAACCGTCCCCCTTTCTTCCCCATGGCTAAATCTCGGGGACAATGATGAATCAGCTTGTGGCCCTATTTCGAACCTAATGGTGTTCCCAGGGGCAAAAATTGGCGAAGGTATTAATAATGAATCATAGATAAGTTATTGATAACATAAATGTTTCTCGTAATAAGGATGAGCCAGCAGAATAGCTTTTACAGTAATCCGGGTTTCAATGCTCAGTAAACACACGACGTTGCCGGTACAGACCGGTCTCCGATTGAGTACTGCCCAACCAGGACTCTAGTTGCAGGTCGAAATGCCTATCAACGGAGAGCGAATTATCAAATGAATATGTTTACATGTGAAGTTTGAAGCAGTTTTCTCGCAAAGGATTTATAAACAGAGGTTAGATAATTCAAGAATCCCTCGACTCTATTGTGATCGATGGGTTTCCACGCCGAGGATTTATAAAATGAATATCAGTGGGTTGCTTTATGGAGCAAAACTTCTGGATATCGTTGAGTTTCCACGGGCCGAGGTGTTGGGGCCGGAGGCGCGTGATCAAGAAATCAAGGATCTCATCACGCGCTGTGGCGCGGTCTTCGTCAAGCCGAATTTTCAAGGAGGGATTGGGAAAAAGGGCAAGGCGGGATTAATCGGTCGTGCAGCGGATTTGAATACCGCGATTAAGGAAAAGGAA
The genomic region above belongs to Gammaproteobacteria bacterium and contains:
- a CDS encoding hypothetical protein (Evidence 5 : Unknown function); its protein translation is MCLLSIETRITVKAILLAHPYYEKHLCYQ